In the Aristaeella hokkaidonensis genome, GCTTCAAGGTTGGCATCTGCAACTTCGTGGACGACGCGAGCCTGAACCAGATCATCGCCAACATCCGTGAACGGCTGGCCGAGATCGAACAGGAAAAGGGCGTGACCTTTGAAATCGCTGAAGACAACTGCAACCTGGACACCAGCGTTATGCAGCAGATCGTTGCAAACTTCATCGCTGATGAAGTGGACCTGATGGTGGGCGTCGCGACGCCCGTGGCAATCGGCATGCAGGGCATGACCGCGGACAACCAGATTCCGGTGGTGTTTGCCGCCGTGTCCGATCCGCTGGGAGTAGGACTGGTTGACAGCCTGGAAAAGCCCGGCGCCAACATCACCGGCACCTCCGACTACCTGGACACCGCCGCTGTGCTGAACCTGATCTTTGCGGCCAATCCGGACGCTAAGAAGGTCGCGCTGCTGTACAACCCCTCTGAAGACGCTTCCGCCGCTCCCGTTGCGGCAGCAAAAGAGATCCTGACCGAAAAGGGTGTGGAAGTGAAGGAATACACCGGCGCCAATGTGACCGAAGTCATGCAGGCTGCGGAAGCCATCGTGAGCGATGGAATGGACGCTGTCTTCACCCCCACGGACAACACGATCATGGCTGCGGAACTGTCCATCTATGAAATCCTGGCCGAAGCGAAGATCCCGCACTACACCGGTGCTGACTCCTTCGCCCTGAACGGCGCTTTCCTGGGCTACGGCGTGGACTATGCCAACCTGGGCCGCGTGACCGGCGACATGATCGCCGCGATCCTGGTAGACGGCGCAAATCCTGCCGAGACTCCTGTGGCGACCTTCGACAACGGTACTGCCACCGTGAACACCGAAACCTGCGCGGCAATCGGCTTCGACTTTGAAGCGATCAAGGATGCTTTCGCTCCTTACTGCACAAAGGTTCAGGAAATCGCCACCGCGGAAGCTTTCGAATAAGACTCTCCTGTTATTGCAATTAGAAACACAGCGGAGGGAAGGATTCTTCCCTCCGCACAAGTATTTTGATCAGAGACTGTGAATTATGACGATTGATAAAATCCTGGCACTGGGCCAGACGGCAATGGAACTGGGACTGATCAACTCCCTGACGGTGCTGAGCCTGTTCCTGAGCTATTCCATGCTGAACGTTTGCGACCTGTCCACGGATGGGTGTTATACCCTGGGCGCCGCTGTTGGCGCACTGGTGGCGATTGCCGGCTATCCCTGGCTGTCCCTGCCGGCGGCCATGCTGGCCGGTATGATTTCCGGCTTTGTGACGGCGACCCTGCAGACCCGGATGGGCGTGCAGAGCCTGCTGGCGGGTATTGTGGTCAATACGGCCCTGTATTCCGTGAACATGGCGCTGACCGGCAACAAGGCGACCCTGAGCATGAACAAGACCACCACGATCTTCTCCATGGCGAAGAACCTGCTGAAGGATACGCCCCTGGCGGGTCAGAGCACGCTGATTGTGATGCTCATCGTGGTGGCGCTGGTGATCGTTTTCCTGTGCTTCTTCCTGAAGACGAAGCTGGGCCTGGCGATCCGTGCCACGGGAAGCAATGCGGACATGGTACGCTCCTCGTCCATCAACCCCACGTTCACAACCACCGTCGGCCTGTGCATCTCCAACGCGTTTACCGGGCTGAGCGGCTGCCTCATGGCGCAGCAGGCGAAGAGCTTTGATATCAACATGGGCTCCGGCATGGTGACGGTGGCCCTGGCCAGCCTGCTGATCGGCGGCGTATTTGTCGCGAAGCACAAGCCGATTCCGCTGCGGGCTGTGGGCACGGTGCTGGGCGCGGTGATCTTCCGGATCGTATACGCACTGGCCCTGCGGTTCAATATGCCGGCCTTTATGCTCAAGGCGGTATCCTCCATTATCGTGGTGCTGGCCATCTCCGGCCCCTATCTGCGGAAGCAGCTTCCGCTGATGATCCGCCGGTGGAAGGCTTCCCGGGAAGGGAGGAGTGCCTGATGCTGGAACTGAAGAATGTCTGCAAAACCTTCCATGCCGGGACACCGGATGAGAAGAAGGCGCTGATCGACGTCTCCCTGAAGATTGAGGACGGCGACTTTGTCAGCATCATCGGCGCGAACGGCGCCGGGAAATCCACCCTGTTCAACGCAATCTGCGGCAGTTTTGTGCTGGATTCCGGATCAATCTACCTGGGCGGAAAGAACGTGACCATGGTGCCGGAACACCAGCGGGCCAGGCAGATCGGCCGGCTGTTCCAGGATCCCATGCGGGGCAGCGCACCGGATATGAGCATTGAGGAGAACCTGGCGCTGGCAGCCGGCAACGGCGGCTGGCTTTCCCGGGTTTCCGCGGCGGACAAGAAATCCTTCCGGGACCGGCTGAGCCTGCTGGGTATGGGTCTGGAAGACCGGATGCGGCAGCCGGTGGGCCTGCTCTCCGGCGGACAGCGCCAGGCGCTGACGCTGCTGATGGCGACCTATCATGTGCCGAAAGTACTACTGCTGGACGAGCATACGGCGGCCCTGGATCCCGGCACGGCGGAAAAAGTGCTGGCGCTGACACAGAGCATTGTGGAAGAAAACCATATCACCTGCCTGATGATCACGCATAACATGCAGTCCGCCCTGGACCTGGGCAACCGAACCCTGATGATGGACCGGGGCCGGGTGATCTACGACGTGACCGGCGAAGAACGGGCCAGCCTGACGATCAGCGACCTGACGGACAAGTTCCGCCAGCTGAGCGGCCGGGCGCTGGACAACGACCGGATGCTTCTGGGCGTTGCGGAATAATTCATAGATGTGAAAAGGACCGTCCGATCATTCGGACGGTCCTTTTGATATGCAAGGGGAAATTCTCAGCAGCTGCCGCGGCAGACCAGGGAGACGGGGAGGACAACCTGCTGGGGCGGAAGGGAAGGATCATGGATCCTTTTCCGGAGCAGATCAATAGCGGTCTCCGCCTCTTCCCGCAGATTAGGATCGATAGTGCAGATTGGTTTGGGGAAGTTGATATACCGCATGATGTTGTCAAAGCCGATAATGCCGAAGCTGCGGTTCAGCCCCGCGTTTTCCATCATGGTAATGATACTCCAGGCTTCCACATCGCAGAAGGAGAAGAGACCGGTGACACCTTCCTCCTGCCAGGTCTGCAGCTGACGAAGCACTTCTTCCCTGTTTTCAGGCTCCGCGTAGTGAATGTTTCCTTCCGGGATACCGGCATCCAGGCAGGCCTGCTGGAAGCCTTCAAAGCGCTTCTGGGAGGAAAAAATCACGTGGCGGAAGGAGATCATGGCCAGGTTTTTGTGCCCGTGCTCAATCAGATGGCTTGCGGCCAGGCGGCCGCCCTGGGCATCGTCACAGATGACGCAGTCATCCTGAGCGCCTGTCAGGAAACGGCTGAGCAGGACAAAGGGAATCCCGGAGGAACGAAGCAGTTCCAGGGCGGGGGAGTCAATGGCACAGGGGGTGATCAGTACGCCATCCACCTGACGGGACAAAGCCATTTCCACCATGCGGCTCTCGGTTTCCGGGTCGTCACGGGAGCCCAGGATCATCAGGCTGTATCCGAGACGAACGGCTTCCTGCTGGATCAGGTCACCCAGGACAGCGTAGAAGGGGTTCATCATGGAACCGGCAATCATGGCAATGGTTTTTGTCCGGCCGGAACGGAGGGAACTGGCAATATAATTGCGGACGTATCCCATTTCCCGGGCGACGTTCTGGATATGCAGGCAGGTGTCCCGGCTGATATCTTCCTTATTCTTCAGGGCACGGGATACGGTGTTGACAGTAAAGCCCGTAGCTTTCGCGATATCCTGCAGGGTTACCCGGCTGTTGTCCCTGGCCATGTATGCTGCACTTCCATTTCCAAGATGATGAACACATCCTACCATACATTTTTTAAAAAATCAAAAATTGAGGGCTTGACAGAGGAATAAAACCAGTGTTATATTGTCATCACCGAACAACATTAACGATAATGTTAACGTTAATATTTCCCATAAACTACATGAGGGAACAAGTTGGTATCAAAACGTCGCACAACATTAACGTTAATGTAAAACAGAGGAATGATGAGCGCGAAATGCTCTTCAGAAATAAAAGGAGGAAGAACCCATGAAGAAACTGTTGGCTGTGCTGCTGACCGTATGCCTGCTGTCCACCCTGTGGACCGTATTTGCGGTTGCGGAAGACAAACCCACCATCGTCGTGAACACCTTTGCCCAGGAACACGAGAAGGCCATGTATGAAGAAGTGATCAAGCAGTTTGAAGAAGAAAACAACTGCATCGTGGACTTCCGGGTTTCCGGCGACCAGTACTGGCCCGAACTCGAAGCATCCCTGACCGCGGGCAATGCCCCTGACGTCTTCTACCTGGGCGTTGGCGACGTTCGCAAGCGCGTCTGGACCGGCGCTGTGGCCGCCCTGGACGATTACCTGGACGTGAGCACGCTGGGCAATATCTGGCCCGAAGCGCTGAACCTGTACAAGTATGACGAAGAGTCCAACAAGCTGGGCGAAGGCAAGATCTACGGCCTCCCCAAGGACTTCTCCGCTGTTTCCATGACCGTGAACAAGGCGATCATCCGCAAGCGCGACGCTGAGATCAAGCAGGCGATTGCAGACGGTATCCTGCCTTTCTATCCTGAAATCGATGAAAACGGCAACCTGCCGGTTTATACCTTCACCGAGTTTGCCAACCTGTGCAAGATCTGCACCTTTGAAGACGAAACCCTGCCCGAGACCGCCGGTTCCAAGCAGGTTTACGGCACCCACCTGTGGGAAGACTTCTGCCTGAAGCCCTTTATCTGGGGCGCCGGCGGAGATTACCTGAACGAGGACTGCACGGAAGTGCTGTTCAACACGGATAAGTTCATCGAAGGCTATGAAGGCTTCATGAAGATCGTTGAAGTGGGCGGCTCCGGCTCCTCCACCGACGAAACCTCCGGTTACCTGAAGTTCCTGGCAGGCCGCTGCGCCTTCTTCCCCTGCGGAACGTGGGACGTGGGCGCCTTCCAGGCGATCGAGGAAGATGAAGCCGTGAACCCCGGCAAGAGCTGGTTCGACTTTGACGTGGCTCCCTGGCCCATCAGCGACGAATACGCTTCCCTGTCCATCGAAGAACGGCAGGACAAGTGGGTTGGCCGTCTGGATTCCGTCGGCTTCTGCATCAGCGCCCAGTCCAAGTATCCGGAACTGGCCGCGAAGT is a window encoding:
- a CDS encoding ABC transporter substrate-binding protein, with product MKKALALVLSLMMVFSMVSLVSAEEKTSFKVGICNFVDDASLNQIIANIRERLAEIEQEKGVTFEIAEDNCNLDTSVMQQIVANFIADEVDLMVGVATPVAIGMQGMTADNQIPVVFAAVSDPLGVGLVDSLEKPGANITGTSDYLDTAAVLNLIFAANPDAKKVALLYNPSEDASAAPVAAAKEILTEKGVEVKEYTGANVTEVMQAAEAIVSDGMDAVFTPTDNTIMAAELSIYEILAEAKIPHYTGADSFALNGAFLGYGVDYANLGRVTGDMIAAILVDGANPAETPVATFDNGTATVNTETCAAIGFDFEAIKDAFAPYCTKVQEIATAEAFE
- a CDS encoding ABC transporter permease, which gives rise to MTIDKILALGQTAMELGLINSLTVLSLFLSYSMLNVCDLSTDGCYTLGAAVGALVAIAGYPWLSLPAAMLAGMISGFVTATLQTRMGVQSLLAGIVVNTALYSVNMALTGNKATLSMNKTTTIFSMAKNLLKDTPLAGQSTLIVMLIVVALVIVFLCFFLKTKLGLAIRATGSNADMVRSSSINPTFTTTVGLCISNAFTGLSGCLMAQQAKSFDINMGSGMVTVALASLLIGGVFVAKHKPIPLRAVGTVLGAVIFRIVYALALRFNMPAFMLKAVSSIIVVLAISGPYLRKQLPLMIRRWKASREGRSA
- a CDS encoding ABC transporter ATP-binding protein is translated as MLELKNVCKTFHAGTPDEKKALIDVSLKIEDGDFVSIIGANGAGKSTLFNAICGSFVLDSGSIYLGGKNVTMVPEHQRARQIGRLFQDPMRGSAPDMSIEENLALAAGNGGWLSRVSAADKKSFRDRLSLLGMGLEDRMRQPVGLLSGGQRQALTLLMATYHVPKVLLLDEHTAALDPGTAEKVLALTQSIVEENHITCLMITHNMQSALDLGNRTLMMDRGRVIYDVTGEERASLTISDLTDKFRQLSGRALDNDRMLLGVAE
- a CDS encoding LacI family DNA-binding transcriptional regulator; translation: MARDNSRVTLQDIAKATGFTVNTVSRALKNKEDISRDTCLHIQNVAREMGYVRNYIASSLRSGRTKTIAMIAGSMMNPFYAVLGDLIQQEAVRLGYSLMILGSRDDPETESRMVEMALSRQVDGVLITPCAIDSPALELLRSSGIPFVLLSRFLTGAQDDCVICDDAQGGRLAASHLIEHGHKNLAMISFRHVIFSSQKRFEGFQQACLDAGIPEGNIHYAEPENREEVLRQLQTWQEEGVTGLFSFCDVEAWSIITMMENAGLNRSFGIIGFDNIMRYINFPKPICTIDPNLREEAETAIDLLRKRIHDPSLPPQQVVLPVSLVCRGSC
- a CDS encoding ABC transporter substrate-binding protein, with translation MKKLLAVLLTVCLLSTLWTVFAVAEDKPTIVVNTFAQEHEKAMYEEVIKQFEEENNCIVDFRVSGDQYWPELEASLTAGNAPDVFYLGVGDVRKRVWTGAVAALDDYLDVSTLGNIWPEALNLYKYDEESNKLGEGKIYGLPKDFSAVSMTVNKAIIRKRDAEIKQAIADGILPFYPEIDENGNLPVYTFTEFANLCKICTFEDETLPETAGSKQVYGTHLWEDFCLKPFIWGAGGDYLNEDCTEVLFNTDKFIEGYEGFMKIVEVGGSGSSTDETSGYLKFLAGRCAFFPCGTWDVGAFQAIEEDEAVNPGKSWFDFDVAPWPISDEYASLSIEERQDKWVGRLDSVGFCISAQSKYPELAAKFAYAMSADPEVQRFLAKKGGQLPNLMEMAEGEYLTDDSYFPETRVVFVKMLEGQNGHREVSSMTWNDLWLTEGFNTGLTSVWSFYEKSDLGVTPMDVRTYCESIQDNAQQLLNDAIDDMEAMKP